GATGTACGGATAGTTTGGATTCTTCTGCATGAAGTGCTGGTGGTACGCTTCCGCAGGATAGAAGACGTGCAGCGGAACGATTTGCGTCACGATCGGATGCGAAAATGCTTTTGCCGCGGTTAGCTCGTGCACGTAAGCTTCGGCGAGATCGCGCTGCTGCGGCGTCGCGTAAAAGATCGCCGAGCGATATTGCGTGCCTTGATCGGGTCCTTGATAGTTGAGCTCGGTTGGATCGTGCGCGACCGAAAAATAGACTTTGAGCAATTCACCAAACGAAATCTTCGCGGGATCGTACGTGATCTCGACGGATTCGGCGTGACCCGTCATGCCGGTGCTCACCATCTCGTA
Above is a genomic segment from Candidatus Baltobacteraceae bacterium containing:
- the msrA gene encoding peptide-methionine (S)-S-oxide reductase MsrA, with amino-acid sequence MNMRFLKNVLLAGAAVFALGAAAFPDPPAEQAQAAPGTAKIVLAGGCFWGMEGVFESLRGVSNVVSGYSGGQAGTAHYEMVSTGMTGHAESVEITYDPAKISFGELLKVYFSVAHDPTELNYQGPDQGTQYRSAIFYATPQQRDLAEAYVHELTAAKAFSHPIVTQIVPLHVFYPAEAYHQHFMQKNPNYPYIVYNDKPKLDALRRTYPNLVKSGA